The following are encoded in a window of Oceanidesulfovibrio indonesiensis genomic DNA:
- a CDS encoding STAS-like domain-containing protein — protein sequence MVINITNLTKNASTYEDGIVVFKVIKNHLDQGHTIRLSFSGIHNVPSSFVNSAVIQLLEHYSFDFIREHLFFINTTKQINDMIRRRFAFEISRDMSSKTRH from the coding sequence ATGGTAATAAATATAACAAATTTAACAAAAAATGCTTCAACATACGAAGACGGCATTGTTGTATTTAAAGTAATAAAAAATCATCTCGACCAAGGCCACACCATACGCCTTTCATTTTCTGGCATTCATAATGTCCCGTCTTCATTTGTTAACTCTGCCGTAATTCAACTGCTGGAGCACTATTCTTTTGATTTTATACGCGAGCACCTTTTCTTCATAAACACAACAAAACAAATCAATGATATGATCAGACGTCGCTTTGCATTTGAAATATCGAGAGACATGTCATCTAAAACAAGGCATTAA
- a CDS encoding ATP-binding protein, translating into MTIKSKITVQLPERFNASTMTGFIESILDNELKPNSNHIIIDFTNLSFITSEGVVILHNITLWLTRNNVKTQFRIPRLSNSPGQANALKYLDDTGFFQLHLHERLWDSSKLRSTTIEIKEVAIEQYIQWLNFTFFPWLSGRLNQQETGFAELNTCLQEIFNNIRDHSQEDIGCVFAQHYPAKNRVDISISDFGVGIPNTVRKVNALISDEKALALATEEGFTSGQTIRNRGAGLHYLLECVTLTFNGCLKIYSGFGELKSYSRKNAAHYRTTKNNCFYPGTLLSISVDDRIIFTGDEEEDFSW; encoded by the coding sequence ATGACAATAAAAAGTAAAATCACTGTTCAGCTCCCTGAAAGATTCAATGCTAGCACTATGACTGGCTTTATCGAGAGCATTCTTGACAATGAGCTCAAGCCGAATAGTAATCATATAATCATAGATTTTACGAATCTATCCTTCATTACTTCTGAGGGTGTCGTCATACTACACAACATTACTTTATGGCTTACGAGAAATAACGTTAAGACACAATTCCGAATTCCTCGTCTTTCGAATTCTCCAGGACAAGCTAATGCGCTCAAGTACTTGGATGATACCGGATTTTTCCAACTACACCTACATGAAAGACTCTGGGATTCCTCTAAACTTAGAAGTACTACCATTGAAATCAAAGAAGTCGCTATTGAACAATATATACAGTGGTTGAACTTTACGTTTTTCCCTTGGCTAAGTGGTAGACTTAACCAGCAGGAAACTGGATTTGCTGAACTCAACACTTGCCTTCAAGAAATATTTAATAACATCCGAGATCATTCTCAGGAGGATATCGGTTGTGTTTTTGCGCAGCACTACCCCGCTAAGAACCGAGTGGATATATCAATTTCTGACTTCGGCGTTGGAATACCGAACACTGTGAGAAAAGTTAATGCCTTAATTTCTGATGAAAAGGCTTTGGCCCTTGCGACAGAAGAAGGATTTACTTCAGGCCAAACTATCAGGAATCGCGGAGCAGGACTACACTACCTACTTGAATGTGTCACTTTGACATTTAATGGTTGCCTCAAAATATATTCTGGCTTTGGTGAACTTAAATCATATTCGAGAAAAAACGCGGCACACTATAGAACTACCAAGAACAACTGCTTTTACCCTGGCACACTATTAAGTATTTCAGTTGACGATAGAATAATATTCACTGGCGACGAGGAGGAAGACTTCTCATGGTAA